Sequence from the Rhodopirellula halodulae genome:
CGAGCGGAAGCTGAGCCACGATTTCACCACACATGCAGGCGTCACGCCTGATCAGAAAACGCACGATCTGAACTCGCGCGGGATGCGCGATCGCCCACGCGAGTTTGGCGAAGTCTTCCGCCGTCGGATCCGGTTTCAGCTTGACCGGCGTCGCATCACATTTGCTCTTCGTAGACTTCTTAGCCAAGGCTTCTCTCGCAACAAGACAATCGTCAATTTGCGATCAATGCTATCGCCGGAGGTCGGTTCGGTCAATGTTGTGATGTGAGTTCTAGGGCAGATACGGCCAATAGGTGAGTCGACCATTGTGGTGCGCGACGAAGCGAACATCGCCGTCTTGCGAGACCACAAGCGCGATCGCTTGATTCAAACCATCGATCAGTCGATACGCCGATCGGTGACGCGTTCCAGCCGAGTCGGCTCGTTCCATCACCGTGCGGTTGGCTTCAATGTCGGTGGCACGATGGATTCGTTGGATGGGCCTGTCACCCAGAATTTCGCCGCCGAATCCGATCAGCCGAAACCCGTGATCCAGAATCAACGCTCCATCGACCGTCATCATGTCCGCTAAGAAGTGGCTGAAGTCAATCAATTGATCGTCGAACCGTCTCAGTTCGGCGTCGCGAAACTGTTGGTAGTCCGACCAAGTCAGCACAGCCAATTGACGAGAACGCGCGACTTCCAACGCTCGAGTCATCAGCCTGACCATTAGACCGCGATACAGCATCGTGGATTCGTTCGGCTGGAACTGAATCCGAAAACGCAGCCAACGTTCGCAAGTTCCATCATCGTGAGCACCGTCGGGTAAGAACACCAGCAAACCACCGTGACGTCGGTTGCGAACCAAACGCAAGACCCGGCGAACCATGTTCTGAGCCAGATCTCGAACGAACGACGGGCAAACCGTTGGCCATTCTTCACCGGAGCGAGGTTCGGGCAATCGATCCAGCAAAGATTCGCGAACATGCGAAAAACGTCCCGAGATCCAAGCCGATCGAAACGGATCAAAGCCATCCGTCAGCAATTGGCCTTGATTGGTTTCC
This genomic interval carries:
- a CDS encoding ArsR/SmtB family transcription factor, which codes for MAKKSTKSKCDATPVKLKPDPTAEDFAKLAWAIAHPARVQIVRFLIRRDACMCGEIVAQLPLAQSTVSQHLKILKESGLIQGEVDGPRVCYCINENRLKQLKMFVSQL
- a CDS encoding putative sensor domain DACNV-containing protein; protein product: MDGLSSYPTEMALVLAKQWEQLEYPVELLPDSRSLIALLDVCYQASLLREEDAPVRCRIVYANPTQLNSFASEQARPHVLTFAEATPLSPHNLRKLYAAADFYRAVLAVHTDDEGRLSIWGLVVTGTEWVNQVEGSRSGQVTLPPNLLIHAIGPGHLVVGSGHQRVLETNQGQLLTDGFDPFRSAWISGRFSHVRESLLDRLPEPRSGEEWPTVCPSFVRDLAQNMVRRVLRLVRNRRHGGLLVFLPDGAHDDGTCERWLRFRIQFQPNESTMLYRGLMVRLMTRALEVARSRQLAVLTWSDYQQFRDAELRRFDDQLIDFSHFLADMMTVDGALILDHGFRLIGFGGEILGDRPIQRIHRATDIEANRTVMERADSAGTRHRSAYRLIDGLNQAIALVVSQDGDVRFVAHHNGRLTYWPYLP